The following proteins are encoded in a genomic region of Dasypus novemcinctus isolate mDasNov1 chromosome 3, mDasNov1.1.hap2, whole genome shotgun sequence:
- the LOC101430853 gene encoding olfactory receptor 4K15-like yields MSETNLSRVTEFVLLGLSSSKELQPVLFSIFLLLYIGILLGNFLTILTITSNAHLHTPMYFLLANLSFIDICVATFATPQMLADFLVARKVISFEACLTHIFFIHLFAGSEMVLLVSMAYDRYVAICKPLHYMTIMSRRVCIILVLISWCAGFIHTISQLAFTVNLPFCGPNVVDSFFCDLPLVTKLACIDTYVISLLIVADSGFLSTGSFLLLVISYTVILVTVRNRSSASMAKARSTLTAHITVVTLFFAPCIFTYVWPFNSFSADKVLAVFYTIFTPILNPVIYTLRNKEVKASMLKLKSQYLKPGQVSAIIRNVLFLETK; encoded by the coding sequence ATGAGTGAGACAAACCTTTCTCGAGTGACTGAATTTGTGTTGCTGGGACTCTCTAGTTCTAAGGAGCTCCAACCTGTcttgttttccatatttttactACTTTACATAGGAATTCTGCTGGGCAACTTTCTTACCATCCTCACTATAACCTCGAATGCCCACCTTCATACCCCCATGTACTTTCTCCTTGCAAACCTCTCTTTTATAGATATATGTGTAGCTACCTTTGCTACCCCACAAATGCTTGCTGACTTTCTGGTAGCACGCAAGGTTATTTCCTTTGAAGCCTGCttaacacatatattttttattcaccTCTTTGCTGGCAGTGAAATGGTGCTCCTTGTCTCTATGGCCTATGACCGTTACGTTGCTATTTGCAAACCGCTCCACTACATGACAATCATGAGCCGCCGTGTGTGTATTATTCTGGTCCTCATTTCATGGTGTGCAGGCTTCATCCATACTATTAGCCAGTTGGCATTTACTGTTAACCTGCCTTTTTGTGGTCCTAATGTGGTTGATAGTTTTTTCTGTGACCTCCCTCTGGTGACCAAGCTGGCCTGTATAGACACTTATGTTATTAGCCTACTAATAGTTGCAGACAGTGGCTTTCTTTCTACTGGTTCCTTTCTCCTCCTGGTCATCTCTTACACTGTGATACTTGTCACAGTTAGGAATCGCTCCTCTGCCAGCATGGCAAAGGCCCGCTCTACGTTGACTGCCCACATCACTGTAGTCACTTTATTCTTTGCACCATGCATTTTCACTTATGTGTGGCCCTTCAACAGTTTTTCAGCTGACAAGGTCCTTGCTGTATTCTACACTATCTTTACTCCTATTTTAAACCCAGTTATCTACACTCTAAGGAACAAAGAGGTGAAGGCATCTATGTTAAAACTGAAGAGTCAGTATCTGAAGCCTGGTCAGGTTTCTGCAATCATAAGAAATGTTCTTTTCCTGGAAACAAAATGA